From Carya illinoinensis cultivar Pawnee chromosome 5, C.illinoinensisPawnee_v1, whole genome shotgun sequence, one genomic window encodes:
- the LOC122308843 gene encoding LEAF RUST 10 DISEASE-RESISTANCE LOCUS RECEPTOR-LIKE PROTEIN KINASE-like 2.2 isoform X1, with translation MTRGTTAFPAGLMVLLITVLVLIQLLPPASSLNDTHDNYSCVPSSCGNIPNISYPFRLKGNPPNCGDKRYELSCDDNNHTLLSLHDGSKYYVSHINYNNYTIRIVDAGIQDDNYSFIPRYFLNEGNFSRPDWDSYTTYYDESTSQYQQSTSLLTVVVIVNCEKPVAPGFPFHFVSTSTNCSNINNGSGSTSNSSLSQYSKRYIYLVGNGVKAMDVRESCTIEQMSLTSWPGQINPNISCTDLRNVFSHGFELSWFYPLYCRNCSAYCHLGDDNQAHCDPYNWSRFNFVSFLRGLSYIIVTPAFYIVYGTTGRIIPIVYYEDSPFFFVMATIIGFLEWRVPFCVLGTPFVIAFLIYKWRRRHLSMYNAIEEFLQSQNNFMPISYSFSEIKRMTKGFKEKLGEGGYGTVFKGTLRSGCLVAVKMLGQSNTNGQDFINEVATIGRIHHVNVVQLIGYCVHGSKRALVYDFMPKGSLNKYIFSSEESIFLDNEKTYNIALGVARGIEYLHRGCDMQILHFDIKPHNILLDENFTPKISDFGLAKLYSIEDNTISLTAARGTLGYMAPELFYKNIGGISYKVDVYSFGMLLMELVGKRKNLNAFVEYSSQIYFPTWVYDQFNDGKDIEIECAAEEDKEIVRKMIIVALWCIQTNPSNRPSMKKVVEMLEGEVEHLQIPSRAPLSSPERVIKDCDQENSSQD, from the exons ATGACAAGAGGAACGACAGCCTTCCCTGCTGGACTCATGGTCCTCCTTATAACTGTTCTGGTCCTAATCCAGCTTCTTCCTCCAGCTTCTAGTCTTAATGATACTCATGATAACTACTCATGTGTTCCTTCTTCCTGTGGCAATATCCCCAACATCAGCTATCCGTTTCGACTGAAAGGGAATCCACCGAACTGCGGAGACAAAAGGTATGAGCTCTCATGTGATGACAACAACCATACGTTGTTATCTTTACATGATGGTAGTAAATACTACGTAAGCCACATCAATTACAACAATTACACAATCCGAATTGTAGACGCAGGTATTCAGGATGATAATTACTCCTTCATCCCTCGTTATTTTCTAAACGAAGGTAATTTCAGTAGGCCGGATTGGGATTCATATACAACATATTATGATGAATCAACAAGCCAGTACCAACAATCCACCAGTCTATTGACAGTTGTGGTTATTGTGAACTGTGAAAAGCCAGTGGCTCCGGGTTTCCCTTTCCATTTCGTCTCGACTTCTACGAATTGTTCTAATATTAATAATGGATCTGGGTCTACTTCCAACTCCTCTTTGTCTCAATATTCCAAAAGGTACATATATCTTGTTGGCAATGGAGTGAAAGCGATGGATGTGAGGGAGTCGTGCACCATAGAGCAAATGTCTCTGACATCGTGGCCAGGACAAATTAATCCTAATATTTCCTGTACTGACCTCCGCAACGTATTCTCACATGGTTTTGAGCTTTCATGGTTCTACCCACTTTATTGTAGAAACTGCAGTGCCTATTGCCACCTCGGTGACGATAATCAAGCTCATTGCGACCCATATAATTGGA GCAGATTTAATTTCGTTAGTTTCTTACGAGGTCTGTCATATATTATAG TTACGCCAGCTTTTTATATTGTATACGGGACCACCG GTCGTATCATTCCAATAGTATATTATGAAGATTCCCCATTTTTTT TTGTAATGGCAACAATAATTGGATTCCTCG AATGGCGTGTGCCTTTTTGCGTGTTAGGCACTCCATTTGTGATTGcatttttgatatataaatgGCGAAGGAGGCACTTATCCATGTACAATGCTATTGAAGAATTTCTACAAAGCCAAAATAACTTCATGCCAATAAGTTACTCCTTCTCAGAAATTAAGAGGAtgaccaaaggttttaaggaaAAATTGGGTGAAGGAGGATATGGCACAGTATTTAAAGGAACACTTCGAAGTGGATGTCTTGTGGCAGTAAAAATGTTAGGCCAGTCAAACACAAATGGGCAAGATTTTATCAATGAGGTGGCAACTATTGGAAGGATACATCATGTTAATGTGGTGCAACTTATTGGTTATTGCGTTCATGGATCAAAGCGTGCTCTTGTATATGACTTTATGCCCAAAGGATCtctaaataaatacattttttcttcGGAGGAAAGTATCTTCCTAGACAATGAGAAAACATATAATATTGCTCTAGGAGTGGCTCGTGGGATTGAGTATTTGCATCGAGGATGTGACATGCAAATCTTGCATTTCGATATCAAACCTCATAACATCCTTCTAGATGAGAATTTCACCCCTAAGATTTCTGATTTTGGCTTAGCAAAATTGTATTCCATAGAAGACAATACTATTTCTTTGACTGCTGCAAGAGGGACATTGGGTTATATGGCTCCTGAATTGTTCTACAAAAACATTGGAGGTATTTCATACAAAGTggatgtttatagttttggaatGCTCTTGATGGAATTGGTTGGCAAAAGAAAGAACCTGAATGCTTTTGTCGAATATTCAAGCCAGATTTACTTTCCTACCTGGGTGTATGATCAATTCAATGATGGGAAAGATATTGAAATAGAATGTGCTGCTGAAGAGGACAAAGAGATAGTTAGAAAGATGATCATTGTCGCATTATGGTGTATACAAACGAATCCTAGTAATCGTCCTTCTATGAAGAAAGTTGTAGAAATGCTTGAAGGAGAAGTTGAACACTTACAAATACCTTCTAGAGCTCCCCTATCATCCCCAGAAAGAGTGATAAAAGATTGTGATCAAGAAAATTCAAGTCAAGATTAG
- the LOC122308843 gene encoding rust resistance kinase Lr10-like isoform X2: protein MTRGTTAFPAGLMVLLITVLVLIQLLPPASSLNDTHDNYSCVPSSCGNIPNISYPFRLKGNPPNCGDKRYIYLVGNGVKAMDVRESCTIEQMSLTSWPGQINPNISCTDLRNVFSHGFELSWFYPLYCRNCSAYCHLGDDNQAHCDPYNWSRFNFVSFLRGLSYIIVTPAFYIVYGTTGRIIPIVYYEDSPFFFVMATIIGFLEWRVPFCVLGTPFVIAFLIYKWRRRHLSMYNAIEEFLQSQNNFMPISYSFSEIKRMTKGFKEKLGEGGYGTVFKGTLRSGCLVAVKMLGQSNTNGQDFINEVATIGRIHHVNVVQLIGYCVHGSKRALVYDFMPKGSLNKYIFSSEESIFLDNEKTYNIALGVARGIEYLHRGCDMQILHFDIKPHNILLDENFTPKISDFGLAKLYSIEDNTISLTAARGTLGYMAPELFYKNIGGISYKVDVYSFGMLLMELVGKRKNLNAFVEYSSQIYFPTWVYDQFNDGKDIEIECAAEEDKEIVRKMIIVALWCIQTNPSNRPSMKKVVEMLEGEVEHLQIPSRAPLSSPERVIKDCDQENSSQD from the exons ATGACAAGAGGAACGACAGCCTTCCCTGCTGGACTCATGGTCCTCCTTATAACTGTTCTGGTCCTAATCCAGCTTCTTCCTCCAGCTTCTAGTCTTAATGATACTCATGATAACTACTCATGTGTTCCTTCTTCCTGTGGCAATATCCCCAACATCAGCTATCCGTTTCGACTGAAAGGGAATCCACCGAACTGCGGAGACAAAAG GTACATATATCTTGTTGGCAATGGAGTGAAAGCGATGGATGTGAGGGAGTCGTGCACCATAGAGCAAATGTCTCTGACATCGTGGCCAGGACAAATTAATCCTAATATTTCCTGTACTGACCTCCGCAACGTATTCTCACATGGTTTTGAGCTTTCATGGTTCTACCCACTTTATTGTAGAAACTGCAGTGCCTATTGCCACCTCGGTGACGATAATCAAGCTCATTGCGACCCATATAATTGGA GCAGATTTAATTTCGTTAGTTTCTTACGAGGTCTGTCATATATTATAG TTACGCCAGCTTTTTATATTGTATACGGGACCACCG GTCGTATCATTCCAATAGTATATTATGAAGATTCCCCATTTTTTT TTGTAATGGCAACAATAATTGGATTCCTCG AATGGCGTGTGCCTTTTTGCGTGTTAGGCACTCCATTTGTGATTGcatttttgatatataaatgGCGAAGGAGGCACTTATCCATGTACAATGCTATTGAAGAATTTCTACAAAGCCAAAATAACTTCATGCCAATAAGTTACTCCTTCTCAGAAATTAAGAGGAtgaccaaaggttttaaggaaAAATTGGGTGAAGGAGGATATGGCACAGTATTTAAAGGAACACTTCGAAGTGGATGTCTTGTGGCAGTAAAAATGTTAGGCCAGTCAAACACAAATGGGCAAGATTTTATCAATGAGGTGGCAACTATTGGAAGGATACATCATGTTAATGTGGTGCAACTTATTGGTTATTGCGTTCATGGATCAAAGCGTGCTCTTGTATATGACTTTATGCCCAAAGGATCtctaaataaatacattttttcttcGGAGGAAAGTATCTTCCTAGACAATGAGAAAACATATAATATTGCTCTAGGAGTGGCTCGTGGGATTGAGTATTTGCATCGAGGATGTGACATGCAAATCTTGCATTTCGATATCAAACCTCATAACATCCTTCTAGATGAGAATTTCACCCCTAAGATTTCTGATTTTGGCTTAGCAAAATTGTATTCCATAGAAGACAATACTATTTCTTTGACTGCTGCAAGAGGGACATTGGGTTATATGGCTCCTGAATTGTTCTACAAAAACATTGGAGGTATTTCATACAAAGTggatgtttatagttttggaatGCTCTTGATGGAATTGGTTGGCAAAAGAAAGAACCTGAATGCTTTTGTCGAATATTCAAGCCAGATTTACTTTCCTACCTGGGTGTATGATCAATTCAATGATGGGAAAGATATTGAAATAGAATGTGCTGCTGAAGAGGACAAAGAGATAGTTAGAAAGATGATCATTGTCGCATTATGGTGTATACAAACGAATCCTAGTAATCGTCCTTCTATGAAGAAAGTTGTAGAAATGCTTGAAGGAGAAGTTGAACACTTACAAATACCTTCTAGAGCTCCCCTATCATCCCCAGAAAGAGTGATAAAAGATTGTGATCAAGAAAATTCAAGTCAAGATTAG